The stretch of DNA AGCTAAAAAGGTTTTGAGGTATGTAGTTACAAGTGATTGTTATTTGCCAAGTTTGACATACATGCTCTTGCACGATTGGATAGTACTTAGGCCAACTATCTAATTGTTTTCTACTCTTTACTGTTATGCTTATGGCATTATAGATAGTTGATAGTGTTGTATCCAAGGTTGCCTTTTATTTACTCATGAAGGTTTAGAAAATGATACCACTATTGATCCTAACACTAGTATGTGTTTATTTATTTCTAACAACCTGTGATCTTTTTCATTGGTATACTGTGGTTCTAGTAATTGATAGCCAGGGTGCACATGGGTTGTGCCATGGGTTCAATTTTGATTTAAGCCCCCACAAGGATTAATATTAAATTTTGCTATGGGGGTGCTCATTTGCAACTTTGTGTAGATGTTTtgtctctatctctatctctatctctactaTTATTAAAGTAAGCAATGATTTCTTGATTCGTCAATCAGAGTCCTAATTGGAATCCGGATCGTATATTGAGTTAAGGGTCAGAAACCATTTCGAATAAGCGCGTTTGGCGAGTAACGTAGAAGAAAGACTAAAGTGCTCGATTGACACGTACTATGTTATTATAAAATACATACGATATGTAATATATATAATTTTATATGTTAATCAATATATCGACCGACACGTACTTATATCTCTATCTCCATATATCTATCTATTATTTTTAAAGCAAGCAATGATTCCTTATCCGTCAATCAGAATCCTAATCGGAACTCGGACAAATCAATTGGAATTCAAACCGGAATCCAATCAAATCAATCAGAACCCGGATAATCAATACCTTGCACGGTCATGGCATAGCCTGTATACGGAGTGAAAGAGCACAAAGTTGGTGGTTTATATTACCAgtagcaacgcacgggcacCGTGCTAGTGTTATTATAAAATATAGTTTTTATATGCTAATCAATATATTTATATAGCTTCCCGTAACAACTCACGAGCATATTTTCTAGTTAAATTAAAGATGAGACACGTCCTTGTTCATCCCTATTTGTTTAGTATTCTATAATTAGGTTTAGATCATGCACATTTTTCTTTGTTAGCTACTAGAAATGAAGCCAGCGAAATGCATTATTTGGAGTCATGTGTTTATATATGCATGTGCATGCTTCTCTCCctttaaaatttatttaggtttttAGGTtgtttttttataatttttctagGTTATTTTTTCTGGTTTTCAGGCTTTTTTATTTTCTTCATATTTATTAAAATTTGTGTTGGCTTATTTAATACGACCATGGTCAAACCAAAATCCCTAGATCCTTCCAAATGATTGAATTAAGAATTTCCCCCACGTGGAAGGCCGAAGTGGGATCCGTGTAGATCAACCTAGTCTATACATTAGTGAGATCTTCCATGGGTGATTTTCATCTCACGCTGGACAAATTTGAAGGGGAATCCGTGTAGATCAACCCAGTTTACACCTTCGAACTGTTaaaaaaaataattttcaacTTTGAACTACAAAATCGGGTGACGAGGATCATCCAACTGTTTAAACCGGGCAAATTTGGCCTTGAGTGGTTTTAAAGGTAGTTTTATTTTTtgtaaaaattaaaaatatttaagTGTAAATAAAAAGAATTATgagtaattcattttaaattagaaaaacaTGAAACATGTGCCAATATTTCTCTAAAcatgtaacctatctattggcaCTTTACTTGTCAGGCATTCGAATTTTTTTTTTCATATTCCTAATATTTGCTTTTACTATAGTTATGCatattatttttaaataaataagattcaaatagtGCACCAGCCGATatgttatatttttagaaattttTTTGTACCAATTTATTATTTTTCTGATATAAAATGAGttagttttattttttaaatctaACTAAAACTTTttaatattttaaaaatataaaaccacTTTGTTCGGTTTTAACAGTTGGATAGCCTCTCTCCATTATCCAGTTTGGTAGTTAAAGGTTGAAAATCAAACTATTGGGCTATTTCAAGGCTGAAAGTTagtctttttccctttttcagAAACACCAGCACATAAGAGCTTCCGCGAGCGTTGAGCCATCAAACATTGTCCGGAGAATTATAGGATGCATTTTGCCATCGCTTGGCTGGCTCTGAAAGCCCATCGATCAAAGATGTTGATGGCGTTATGTGCGCGTACACCATCAGCACTGCCAGGCAAGATAACATGTCAGCAGCAAGGAACAACGAATGCTGTTTCCTCTCGCTCTCGCGGCATAAATGCGGGCGCAATTCGACGATGGGCGCGCGAAAGCGAACTCTCGGCGTCGCAAGGCGGGCCGGCGGACGGCGACGCGACCTAGGTCGTCCTATGATACCTTCCTTAAGAAGCAACCGGGGCATTCAAGCCAAGCTTCGGCAAACCGCCTAAGAGATGATCGGCCATCGACGGACGCTTCCCTTAATCGAGATCGCCGCGCCAGCAAACAATCAAGACGGGCATTAACACGTACGGCGTGGACGATCTTTTCCCGCGTGATCGCAACCCTGGGGCCTGGGCAGTGTCCGTCCTCGACCTCGTCGGAGCTTCGTCGGCACGCTCGCCGGCCTGAGCCAGCGGAGGGAGGAGTGGCGTGCAGTGCTGCTCTACAACCAGGGAGGGAGGGCCAGGGCGCCAGGCTAGCTAGCAGACGCCGTCGAGGACCACGAGCATGTCGTGCGGACAACGCGCGGGTCGTCGTTGGCGAATCGGCGGGCGCCATTGGCCGATGGCCGGTACGGTTGGTGGGGAGGCGGCCGTCGGGCTACTGGCCGTGCCGGGGCCACGGGTTGGTGGTCGTGCTCCCGGCACGATGGCGAGGGGGCCGCCGTTCTCGTGCGGCCGCCGGCCAGGGCATCGGACGCGCGCGCCCACATCCGCTTCGCTTCACACGCTGACACGCAGCCGCGGGGTCACACTGCCCCGGTGAATAATGGTGGTGGTGCGGTGGGGATTCGATGTACATGTCCGACGCTAAGCGGCTACGAACCTGCAGCTGGTCCTGTGGCCTGTGCCTGCTTGTGGTGGTGGCGACGGGCGACGTTTGGCACGCCACACGCTTGCTCATCCGCTGACCTGGGCTCTGGCAGCCTGCCGAGGCTGGCAAGTTCGTCCGTCGCTGAAGCTGTAAGCCCCGTGGTTTTGGACGAGGGTTTCAGCCTTTGAGGCCGCGGCGGCTCACCTGCCGTCGGCATCGATCCAGGGCGCCATGCAAGCAGCCTACCGGGCTCTGCTGGCCGGCGCGGCCGTGGGCCGAGAGATGCAACCTCCGGAGCAAAATGGAAACCCACACCGAGAGAGACGAGTACAAAATTCTCTGAAATTAACAGATGCTCCATGCCAGGCGACTGGTCTCTTGGGCCAGGTAAAATCTAACAAAACATAACATGAGTCGAGACGGCTTCCATGTGGTTGGATTCATTTCCCCACATCAATCTCCATAGTACGGGCGCCCACGAGACGGCCCTCCGTCGGACGTTCGCTGCTTGCTGTCACGCCGGCGCTCGTAGGGCTCACGACAGGCTTGGCCGCTGCCGCCCTTGCTCCTAtcgagcgcgccgccgtcccgtGCATAGGGTTTGTACGGCCGGTCggggaagtactcacggccacGAGGCGCCTTCCTTTGCCGATACGCACCGCCGTTGACGGGTTCTCGCGGAGGGCTCTGCCGTCCGCCGGATGAGCCGTCCCCGCCGTGCGCTCCGGAGGACGGCCTGAGGCTGGGCGCTTCCCTGCTGTGCTGATGATACCCACCAATCTTCGGGGGTTCTTGTGGACCGTAAGAAGAATAGCCCATGTTTGGCACATCTGGGCCACGAGGCCCATGATGACCCTGATGGACCTGCGGCCTTTCCTGGCCTCGAAGGCCCTGCGGCTTTTCCCAGCCGCGACCCTGCTGTTTCTGAAAGGGGCCCGGGTACTGGTACTCGTGCTGCGGCctctgcggccgccgccgccgccggcggcggttCCTCGGAGGCGCGCCCGGCGGGCCATGCGCATGCCTTCCACCACCTGGCTCGTACTGAGGCGGGGAGGCGAGCTCCGAGCGCTCGTACTGACGCGGGGAACCGGGTTCCGAGCGGCGGCTCCCGCACCGGGACGACCCGGCGTCCTCGTCGTAGTAGACGACGCGACGTAGTTTGGAGATCGCGCCGTCGTCGCGGGGGGCGTACGAGTGCGGCCTGCGCCGCGACCAGCGGGGAGGCGCcgtgccgctcgccggcctGGAGGGGCCACGCCGCGCCGGATCCTCGGGCGACGAGAGCCGCGCCGCGTCACCGAACGGCTCCCGCGACGTTCTCCcgccgcggcggctcggggcgagcGGAAGCTCGCGAGGCGTGTCGACGCTGGACGACGACAGCGCAGGCGCCCCGCCAACGGACAGGCCGAACGGAGGCagaggcgggggcgggggcaggTCCGCCTCGTCGCAGTCgtagtcgtcgtcgtcgagaGAAGACAATGGCGCCTCCAGGTCTAACACCGGCGACGGCAGATGCGGAGGATCGCGCGGCGACGGCTCAGGAGCCGGTGATGGCCGCGGATCGTGCGGCCAGGACTCGGGcacgggcggcagcagcggatCGTGCGCCGACAGCTCGGGCGCCGGCGGAGGCAACGAATCCTCGTGCTGTGGCGAGGGCAGCGTCTCTTGCGGCAGCGGAGGCAGCAGATCGCGCGGCGAGGGCTCGTGCACCGGCTCCGGCGCCCGTGCTGGGGAGGCGCCGTTGGCCCCGTCGTCCTCGGGCGGCGGCTCGTTGAGGTCGAAGTCGAAGGGCGGCCCGCATCGTGCCATCCTCGCCTCCctgtcgcggcggcggcggcgcgggaggatcGATTGTAGCCCTAAACAGGAGAGGAACAGGGACCTATTCTGGGACCGTGTAGGGTTTAGGCTTGGACTTATATTGACGCGCAGAGTCCCCGATCCGGGAAGAAACACGAGGAGGTTTTTCGAGCCAGCGCGGAAGGGCGAGGCTGCCGATTCGAGCCCGGCCGGGATCGAGCAGAGATCCGGTCCCAAATCCGAAGCAGATCGCCATGAGCTGTGACCAGATCATCCATGCGGAGCGCATGCTGCGACCAGACTGTGATCCGGGAGCGCGAGCACAGGTTGTGACCAGGGTCACTTGATCGAACACCTCGGTCTCTCCTCGCCGAATCCCAAAACTTGGAGTTGACCGCGGGCTATAGTTCGTCCCCGAGCCTCGGTCGCCCGGCGGCACGAGCGCCTGAGTCATCAGGCGGTGACCGTCTGCTACCACCGCACAGCCGTGAAAGCGAAGCGGCTGTCCCCGTCCGTTCGAGTCTCCAAGATAACAAGGGGGCGCGCCATGGTTGGACGGAACGAGTTGTCCACCGGGTACGAACTGCTCCTCAACGGATTTTGTCCTGCACCACGGGCGTTCAACCTTGCTAGCGACGTCTTCACACGGAAGTCCACGTTGGCTGGCTGCAGCTTCCCGAGTTTTTATACCATGAAAGGGAAGTCTTTAGGTTGACCCGGAGACTTGTACTGAAGTGAGTTAGAGCCACAGAGTAGTACGGACTGTACAGTTCTGCAAGAATCGAAAGAGCAGAAGCAGCGAGCTCATGAAACGCTCGTTCATAGTACGCCCTCAAATGGGCGGCAAAGTAGCTCTTGCCCTGTTGCCCAAGTGGGGAAGACGGGGCCCAAGTTGGTGGTTCCACTGGCCACTGGGTGCCTCAGCTCCGATCCCGTGACCCGCAGTCCACTGTCACAGATACAAATCATGCAAATAAGGAACTCTACGATGAATCACGAATGCCTGTGCCAGGTTACCGATGGCAGACAATCGGACGCGTGCGCCAGATTTGCCTGATTTAGACTGCCGTCTAATGCCGTTGAGGTCGATTGCATCTACTCTAACAAACACGCTCCAGAGAAAAGCATCCCAATCACTCATATTCCGAACAACACTACTGCCAAAATGCCAATTCAGAGGGAACAAAAGGCAGCATTCTGCTCCGACATGAGCACAGATCAGAATCTCATGTGCAAAAACGCTACTGCCATTCTGTCTTCCTTTTGACTATGTGCTCTCGTCCCAAGCCAGCTAGAATCCGGCGGAAATACTAGACAGTCAAATCATCATATAAGGTGGAATATCTTTTTTATATTGTTGGAATAATTGTTCCAGTTTAAAAAAATTATTCCGCGTTCAAAAAGATATTCTTAAAAAATCATCCAAGTATGATCTTTTGAAAATTTCATTGCAAAGAACACAGTAGTGAAGTCAAATTTTAATTTGAATATACAGTTTTAGAAAATATGATTACGTGACACCTTGGCTGCTAGTCATGACTCATGATGTCCTCCGAATCCGGCACACCTGCCTGCGCGATGAAGTTCTCCTTCTTATTTGAGTTTCTACAACGATTTCCTCATCAGATTCGAGCAGCATATTTGCAAAGCGGATGGTGATCTCATTCCGATCGATCCTTTACATACTACACCACTACGACTGCATTACAGCTGCGAGCTAGGCGCAGGGCGACGGCGTTCCCCGCCGGGCCGATCAGTATGGCATGACATGGATGGTGCGGCTGTCGTAGGCGGCGGCCATGCCCTTGCGCTCCTGCTCCAGCCGCACCGCCCGCAGCAGCTCGCCGGCCATCCGCGAGGTGGTCGGGGCGCAGTCCCCCTGCATCACCACCAGCAGCTTCCCCACGGCCTCGGGCGCGGACGCCACGGCCTCCCGCacccgccgctccccgccgcccgcgcagcACGACAGCCACAGCGCCACCACTGCGGCCTCCCGCCCCGCCGGGCCCACCCGGATCATCCGCCCCATCACGGCGGCCGCCACCTCGGCCGCGTCGGCCGCGATGGCCGCCTTCCCGTCGCCGCACCGGGCAGCCTCCGCCAGCAGCCGCAGCGCGGACTCCGCGGCCGCCGTGGGCGCGGCCGCCACGGCCAGCGCCAGCGCGGGGATGGCCCCGGCCCGCACCATCGACGCGCGCGCCGGGCGCCCGCGGACCTGCACCGCCGCGGCCATGCACCGGATGGCCGCCGGCGACGCTGCGTCCCGGAGGATCCTCACGAGGTCTGGGAACAACTCCGGCAGGTCGGCGATGGCGGTCTTGGCGTCGGCGTCCGCCGCGGGGGACGTCAGGATCGCCTCCAGCACCGCGGCGCCGTTGGCGCCCGCGCCGAGCAGCGTCGTCACGACGCGGCCCAGGTCCTCGGCGACGAGAGCAGCGACGAGCGCATCCTTCGCCTCTTCCGCAACTCCGTCCGCGGacaagacggcggccagggCCTCCACCGCCATGTTGACCCTCCCGCGCTTCTCCGTCACATCCCCCGTGAGATAAGCGACCAGCTCCTGGGCCACGGTAGCCAGGATCCTCACGGCGTCCACGCGCGCGTCGGCGCCCGCCCCGCCCTTCGCGAAGGAGAGGAGCGCCGGCACCGCGGAGTCGAgatcggcggcgacggcggacgCGACGGACTCCCGCTTCCCTTTCTCCGGCGCGATCTTGGCCGCGAGCGAGCGCACGGccttctccgccgccgcgggctcCCCGTCCGCGGCCGCGAGCTGCGACAGCACCTGCTCGGGCGACGGCGAAGGCGGCAGCGTGGCGGCGTGCAGGTGGATGAGGCGGCGCAGGAGCAGGTTGGGGACCAGGTCGGTGGACGCCAGCGGCAGCCGCGTGGCGGGGCAGGTGCGGTGGCCGGAATCGAGCCACCGCTGTATGGACGCGCGGTCGTACGTGGCGCCGGTGGGGAGGCTGACCGGCGACCGCATCACCTCCAGCGAGATCGGGCACCGGAACGCggccggcgtcggcggcgctGCGGCCATCACGAGCGGTTCCGGCGGCCGGATCCGGCGCCTCTCCTGCTGCGCGGCGACGGCTGCGTCCATGGCGAGCGACCGGATGAGAGCTGTTGGGTGGGACGGGGGGAGGTGAGAGAGAGAGTGGCGGGCCTTAAGAATGGTGGGAGTGACGTCGGCGAGTCAACGGTCAAAGTCAAGTGGcgtgggtggtggtggtgttgaCGTTTTCTTTTGGAAGGATGGCCCCCGCGCCGGTGCCATCATGGACAAGCGCCGCGGGGATGGAAGGTGGGTGGGCCGAAGATGCCAGTATACTCCAGATTTTTTTTCTGCGCGTGGGTCCCACTCCAGTGCTCCGTTCCGGTTGGATTTTTGGATTTGAGTACGCATACAAATTTCGGATGGAAATGGAAATTGTTCTGGATGATCCGTGCGCTCAATTTGATGGTTTTCTTGTGGGAGCACGACATGATAATTTGGATGTGTGAAGAAAAAGACCTTACACATATAGCCAGAATTTCTTTTTTGGAAAAATAGGACTTTCGCACGATTTTCATGTATGACTCGCACCCAATTTGCACCAGCAACTCAACCAAAACTGCTCCACCAAAAATGTGTAGCAAATAATCTTAGTACACGGCAGCATTCTACGGGACCAAAGAATAGGAAGGTCAAGCTTTTACAAGATAAGAATCTACTttggaagagagagagaaaagatcTTTTTAtaaagtgtgtgagagagataTCATATATATCAAGATACCAAAGTTAGAAACTGCAGGGAGAAACATTCAAAGGGACATTAGTCATCACAGAAAACACCACAAAAGAGAAGCTAGAGACACGTTTTCCTCCAACACGTAGTACTCTGCAATCGGcagatgcatgcatgcaaaAGCGACGAGCCAAAGCTAACCACACTCCGCACCAGCCTTTACCTGACTCCGAAACTCAATTCAAAGTAGccatttttcttttcctcccccgCCTCGGAGCCGCATCAGCTGGAATCCGTGATTTTGACACCGGGGTGGGGCGGCAGGCCACAAGAACGCTGGAAATGTGGCCACTTCTTTCCCGAAAAGCGCCACGCCGACGAATCCCACAAAGCCGGCATGATTGGGCAATGGGCAGCCGGCGACACGCGCGAAAGCGAAACAAAGGCGCGGGGGCGGAGGGCACATATCCTTCTCTCTCGCGGCCTcgccctcgccggcggcggcgaggcagccCCAGGCTTGACGATCGGGGAATCGCGATCCTCCTCCTTTTTGGCGCTCGCAGTCCACGTTAGGAGAAAAGGGATGGAGATCTAAAACTGCCGCACGAGGTTAATCGACCATTTGGGGGCGATGTTATGGCTCGGATACCTTTGTTTGGGCCTGCGAAATTGAGGATCCGGCCGGGGAATAACCTGCCTTTTGACGGAGGATAGCGTCACGGGGAGAAGAAAGTGGAGTCAAGAAGAGGGATATGGAAGGGGGAAAGCAAATATGCTTGGCTTGGGTTGTGCTGAAACGCGGCTGCTTTTCTAGTTCTTTATCACGAACCAGGATGTGACTAGCACAAGTcattctgtttttttttttggcccCCTTGGTTCTTGATAACAATCGTTCAGATGGAAATTAACTATGAAAAATAGAGCAGCTAGATTTCTGTCTCATTTGGATGGGCTATAACGATTAGTGCTTCGGCAGGGGACGTTTCTTCTTTCCTGAGATCTTTGACGAGCTTCAAAGTCAAAGTGGCTTGGACCGGGATTAATTAACTGGTTCCAACCAATTTAGCATAGCAGGGTGGATCTTGGAATTTTAGAGCAGTAGCTTTCTTTAATATACGAGATAATCGTGAAATTGGTGTTTCAAGATATGTACCCAAGTCCATTGGTGTGACAGAACAACAGTGATTGTGGATCCGCTCCTAAGAAACGCCGATGATAGGGCAACTGTGTGGTAAGGTAATAGTGGTGTTGTTGACCATAGCTCGAAGTTGTACGATGTGAAATGTATATCAACTTAGACGTAAATGGTTTTGTAAACCAATTGTATATCTAGTGGAGTAGATCATGTATTGCAATAGAGCAACTTCAGCAAAGTCTCTACTTGAACCTCTACTTAAAAATAAAGACCAGgagcaaaaaaaaaatatatacttCAGCAGGATCCCTGCTTGAGTTCCTAGAGTAGGGAGGACCCCAAATCCACCTCTTCTCCCACGGGTGGCTAGGGAGGCCTCTACTTTTTCCCTACTGTTTCTCTCCCTCGCGCCACGCCGCTGCCACCCCGCGTCACCGCCGCCCCGAGCTCGAGCACCCCCGCCTCCCGAGGTGCAGCTCCAgcgtcgccgccgtcgcccctaaGCTCGAGCACACCACCGCTCCCCAAGCTGCACAACCCGTGCCGCTGCAACCCCTGACCTCGAGCACCCCGTTGTTCCCCGAGCTGcagcaccaccaccgccaccccaAAGCACCGGTACTCCCTCTCCTGATGCGTGGTCCCGCCGCGTCGGGGCCCTCTCGCCCCGTCCCGACCCGGCTGGCGCCTTGTCGGGGAGTTGTCCCGCCGTTGGTCACTTGCCTCACCGAGCTCAACGCCCTCTCCTTTCCCGCCCCCGGGCTCCACAGCGAGATTCCTTAGGATCTCAAGCCGGACCAGCGCCGCCGAGTTGAGTCTGCTGGCCACTGGGGAGCTCGAGTGTTGCCACTTGGATCCGCTCTGAGCTTGATTCGCTGCGCCTCGACCTCGATTCGCCGTGGCCCGAGCTTGATTTGCCGCGTCGCCCCCTCCTTCACCCCGGTGCTCGAGCTTCCGCTGTGGCAGACATGGATTAGCTGTGGCGCCCCTCTTGATCTGCCCGTGGAAGGCCAGATCCCACCGACCCGAGCTGTTGCAGCCGCACCCCTCCTCTCGCACTGAATTTGCCTTGCCCGTGGCCTCACAGcactaccggaaaaaagatctttgccgagtgttaagtattttgccgagtgtttttttcgggcactcggcaaagagcgtctttgccgagtgccgaaaacgacactcggcaaagacgtctttgccgagtgcctttttcagacactcggcaaagagcttcttgccgagtgcctttttcagacactcggcaaagaagctgaCAGGCACTCGGTAAAGAGGTACCTTtttcagacactcggcaaagataattttcaaatcatattttgaagtagtaaattaattcaaataaaaatattttcaactacaaagttgtataactcgtCAAGATGCACAATTCTTGTTTTGGATATTTTTTTCATTTGACAAAATAAATGTAAATTTGTtcacaaaatatatatatatctctctcgtagtttatgaaactataagagagatatataagatttgtgaacaatattagaattatcatgtcagatgaagaaataacaaaacaaccaaaataaactttgtagatcttgagaagttataagattttacagttggcaacattttaatttgaagtcatcttatcaacaaaaactacatctgaatatagaaaatttaaaatttgaattttgcAAATGATCTTGAATGGAAAAACtatcaaaattaaagttgttgatctcaaaaagttatgaaagtttgtagttgacaactttttgatttgaaatcattgtatcatattaaaatacgtttgaagttttcaaatttgaaattcaaattttgtaaacgatctcggatgaagaaactaccaaaataaaagttgtagatctcgaaaagttatgccactttTTAGTTAACAATTTTTTCATTTAAATTTAGttactatctcaaacaaatAATTTACACTTGGTTAATTATAATACGTGGAGAATAAAAATGTAATGTTGACACGTGGTtcaatggtgcagtggtagagggaGTTGTTTGTGTGCAGGAGGTCGTGAGTTCGAATCCTATCATTGACAACTTATGGAAAATTGCTGAAAAAAATATGCAACCTATTAGATGGGTCACTAGCTGGCTGTGCATGCCTCCCATAATAATTTTTTTTCCCGTTTCATCTTTGGATTTTTTCCGatttacattttgccgagtgcttctctttgCCGAATGctttttggcactcggcaaagcctttgccgagtgcccgacaaaaggcactcggcaaagatgtcTTTGCCGACGAAATCTTTGCCGAgtaccctttgccgagtgtta from Panicum hallii strain FIL2 chromosome 3, PHallii_v3.1, whole genome shotgun sequence encodes:
- the LOC112883972 gene encoding U-box domain-containing protein 29-like gives rise to the protein MDAAVAAQQERRRIRPPEPLVMAAAPPTPAAFRCPISLEVMRSPVSLPTGATYDRASIQRWLDSGHRTCPATRLPLASTDLVPNLLLRRLIHLHAATLPPSPSPEQVLSQLAAADGEPAAAEKAVRSLAAKIAPEKGKRESVASAVAADLDSAVPALLSFAKGGAGADARVDAVRILATVAQELVAYLTGDVTEKRGRVNMAVEALAAVLSADGVAEEAKDALVAALVAEDLGRVVTTLLGAGANGAAVLEAILTSPAADADAKTAIADLPELFPDLVRILRDAASPAAIRCMAAAVQVRGRPARASMVRAGAIPALALAVAAAPTAAAESALRLLAEAARCGDGKAAIAADAAEVAAAVMGRMIRVGPAGREAAVVALWLSCCAGGGERRVREAVASAPEAVGKLLVVMQGDCAPTTSRMAGELLRAVRLEQERKGMAAAYDSRTIHVMPY